The following coding sequences lie in one Drosophila sulfurigaster albostrigata strain 15112-1811.04 chromosome 2R, ASM2355843v2, whole genome shotgun sequence genomic window:
- the LOC133837531 gene encoding calcyphosin-like protein, whose product MPREDLFSKEAALKNQAKRELANGLEKDSIYKLRLQCFSRGATGILGLARAFRVMDDDGSKTLNLEEFKKGIIDMGLDVNESDIDDMFKRFDTDNNGTINMTEFLVKLRPPMSASRLNIIEKAFNKLDKNGDGQITVDDLKNVYSVRDHPKYLSGEMTEKEILVNFLKNFEAGAPNPDGIVTKEEFDNYYATISASIDNDAYFDLVLRRAYKL is encoded by the exons ATGCCACGCGAGGACTTATTCTCCAAGGAAGCGGCGCTGAAGAACCAAGCGAAGCGTGAGCTGGCCAATGGACTCGAAAAGGACTCAATCTACAAATTGCGCCTGCAGTGCTTCAGCCGTGGCGCCACCGGCATCTTGGGCCTTGCCAG aGCGTTTCGTGTAATGGACGATGATGGCAGCAAGACTCTCAATCTAGAAGAGTTCAAAAAGGGCATCATTGATATGGGACTGGATGTTAACGAATCGGATATTGACGATATGTTCAAGCG TTTCGATACTGATAATAATGGCACCATAAACATGACAGAATTTCTAGTCAAACTTCGT cCACCCATGAGTGCATCACGtttgaatattattgaaaaagcCTTTAATAAACTGGACAAGAATGGAGATGGACAAATTACAGTAGATGATTTGAAGAATGTTTATTCAGTTCGCGATCATCCAAAGTATTTGAGTGGCGAAATGACTGAAAAGGAAATTTTGGTAAATTTCCTCAAGAACTTTGAAGCTGGTGCTCCTAATCCAGATGGCATTGTAACCAAAGAAGAGTTTGATAACTATTATGCGACAATCAGTGCCTCAATTGATAATGATGCATACTTCGATTTGGTCCTGCGTCGTGCCTATAAACTCTAA